Part of the Caulifigura coniformis genome, GCCGGTTCTTTAGCACGGCCGGTCAGATCAGCCCGATGCAGGCCGAGTGTCTTCGATCAGCGTTCCGGAACATGCCTCCGGGCTCGACGGTCATCCTGGCCTTCGATCATGACGATGGCGGAAGGACATTAGCGGTGCAGGTCCGGGACGCGTTGGGGCCGACCGGGTGTGCGATCACCGAAGACTTCCCGCAGCAACCGGGCGCCGACTGGAATGATGTTCTCCAGAACCACGGGGAAACGATGAGCCGGATCTCCGCATCGCCGTAGCGTCGTGTTGTCGTAACGACGGTTTGTCGAGGGATCGGATGTCGGCCTACTTCGACCATTCAGGCAAGACACGAAATTTCGCGTTGAACTGGAAGCGATTAGCCAATTCTGGCCAATTCGCCGCACCGTCACTCACAGCTTCCGGAACGCCGGATCGTCGTGGCAGCGGACTTCCGGCGATCAGGCGACACGCTTCGCCGGGACGCAGTCTCCTGAAGGCGATGCCTGTTGGCCGAATGCAATCAGTTTTTGACCCCCATCAAACTTCCGTGGTAGGATGACTCATCATGGAACCGATGATGACGCTGCCGGCCCCTCTTCCAAGGACGCCAGAGGCTCGGGCGAAGGTTGGCGCGGCACGGAAAGGAGGACGGCGATGGTGACACTGACGATTGATAATGAAACCTACGCGGCCCTCAGCAAACAGGCGGCCGCCCACGGCCAGAGCGTGGAGGAATGGCTGCGATCCCAAAGCCGGGCCAGCACAGCGGGCCTGACGGCCGAAGCTCCGTTCGGCGACCAGATGGCGAAGCTGTTCTCGAAGATCGGCCTGACCGATGAGGAATCGATCCCCGAACTGAAGGGCCAGGCGGTGCGTTCGCCGGAGTTCGATTGATGATCGTTCTGGACACGAACGTCATCTCGGAACTGATGCGGCAACGGCCCACTGACGTCGTGACCGGCTGGATCAATCGTCAGCCCCCTGAAGCGATCTGGACCACGACCGTCTCGGTCTTCGAGATCTACCACGGGATTGAATTGCATCCCGATGGTAAACGGCAGCAGGCTCTGCGGAACGTCTTCGAGTTGGCGCTGAAGGACGTCTTCAAGAGCCGCATTCTTCCCTTCGACTTCGCGGCCGCGGCCGAAGCGGCCAAGATCGCCCGGCGTCGCAAGCAGGCCGGGCTCTCCTCGGAAATCCGGGACCTGCTGATTGCGGGCATTGTCGCCACCAGTGGCGCCACATTCGCAACTCGGAACACCACCGACTTCGACGAAGCGGGCCTCGCTCTCATCAATCCTTGGGACGTTCAGCCTCACTGACCTCCCTGCTCTTGGTCACTCTTGACTGCCATTCCCACGCCGTTGCGCTGGACCGGCCCATCGTGCCGTCGTTTCTCCACTGATCCGCGAATACGACGCGCCGTAACTCCGGCGATGCGTGATTCCGCATCGTCGTATCTCCGTCTGCTCCCTCAGGTGGGTTGCAGCGTTCCCTCAGGTTGGCCGTGTCCTTCGCCAATTCAAGAGGCCGTGTTGCCGCTGCGCGGCCGCCCGCACCCAGACCTCTTGAGTTGTCGAATTCGGCCCCGGCCGGAGAGGAGGGGAACGCAACCCAACTTGATGGAGAACAGATATGACACGCTTTGTTGAACTACCCGCCGCGCCGGTCAACGCCAGCCAGGTTCCTCACCTGACCAGCATTCATTCCCAACGAGGACGAGGGCCGTACGGCTCGTCGCACTACCGAGGCAACTGCGGCGGATACCTCATTCGAGACCTCATCAGTTACTTCCAGCCGAAGAACGTCCTCGACTTGATGAGCGGCAGCGGCACCTGCCGTGACGTCTGCCGGGAGCTGCGAATTCCCTGCCGATCGATGGACATCAAGCGGGGCCAGGACGCCGCCTGTGCAAGCAGCTATGCCGATCTGGGCCGGTTCGATTTCGTTTGGGCCCATCCACCTTATTGGAGAATGATTCGATACAACTCAGACGACCGCTGTCTGTCGAGTGCTCCGACATTGGAGGCCTTTCTCGACCGAATGCAGACGGTCCTCCGGCTGTCGAAGGGTGTCCTCTCGACACGCGGC contains:
- a CDS encoding type II toxin-antitoxin system VapC family toxin: MIVLDTNVISELMRQRPTDVVTGWINRQPPEAIWTTTVSVFEIYHGIELHPDGKRQQALRNVFELALKDVFKSRILPFDFAAAAEAAKIARRRKQAGLSSEIRDLLIAGIVATSGATFATRNTTDFDEAGLALINPWDVQPH